The Pseudomonas aeruginosa genome includes the window TCCGTTGCCGGTTGCACGGCGCTCTCGGCGTCTTCGCGGCTTTCCACGCTTTCGCTGGCGAAGGGAGCTTCTTCAGTGGCTTGCGCGACCAGCAGGGTGCTCTGGTCGGCTTCGTCCCGGACCACGCTGACGGTCACCGGCGCTTCGATGTCGGCGGTTTCGCCGGCATTGGCCTCGCTGTCCGCGCCCTGGGTTTCGACGGCTTCGCTGGTCGGCGCGTCGGTTTCATCGCTTGCCGTGGTTTCGCTGGCAGCCTCGCTGGTAGTGGCCGGGGCTTGCTCCACGTTTGCTTCTACGGCTTCGCTGGCGACAGCGATACCGGCAGCAGCGGCGGCTGCGACGGTGTTCAGCGGCGCGGCGGCGTTATCGGTCGCCTCGCTGCCTTCCAGCTCACCGCTGACCTCGCGCTGGCGTTCGCGGCGGTTGCTGCGACGACGCTGGCCGCGGGAGCGGCGGCGCGGGCGCTCGCCATCGGTATCGTCCTGCTCGTCCTGCTCCAGGCTCTCGTCGTTCGGCAGTGCCTCGGCTTCCAGGGCCGCGGCGTCGCGAGCCTGGCGATCCTCGCGCGGCTGGCGCTCTTCGCGGGCCGGGCGCTCGGCGCGTTCTTCACGGCCTTCGCGGGGTTGTCGCTCTTCGCGGGCCGGGCGTTCGGCGCGCTCTTCGCGGCGGCGTTCGCTGCGTTCCTCGCGACCTTCGCGGCCTTCGCGCGGCTGGCGCTCTTCGCGGGGTGTCCGCTCGGCGCGCTCTTCACGGCCTTCGCGCGGCTGGCGCTCCTCGCGAGCCGGGCGCTCGGCGCGCTCTTCGCGGCGACGTTCGCTGCGCTCTTCGCGCGGTTGACGCTCTGCACGCTCCTCGCGCGGTTTGCGCTCTTCGTCGCGGCGATTGCCATCGCGGCCATCGCGGCGGCGGTTCTGCTGGCGGCCGTTGCGACGCTCGTCCTGGCGGGTTTGGCGCTCGGCAGCCGGCTTGCTGGTTTCAGCAGGCTTGGCGGCAGGTTGATCCTTGCCTGCGAACAGGCCGACCAGGGACTTCACCAGGCCCTGGAACAGGCTCGGCTCGGGCATCGGCTTGGCCGGCTCGACCGGTGCTTCGGTGTGTTGCGGTGCGGGCTGCTGGGGAGCGACGGTCTTGACTGCTGCTTCCTGGCGGACCAGGGTGCGGGTCGAGCTGACCGGCTGGGCTTCTTCGTGCTCGACGGTGGCCATTTCGTAGCTGGTCTGGCCGGCAACCAGTTCGGGGCTGTCATCGCGCAGACGCTGGACTTCGAAATGCGGGGTTTCCAGATGATCGTCCGGCAGGATGAAGATGCGCGCGCGGGTACGCAGTTCGATCTTGGTGATGGCGTTGCGCTTCTCGTTGAGCAGGAAGGCGGCGACCTGGAAGGGCACGCGGGCGCGGACTTCCGCGGTGCGGTCCTTCAGGGCTTCTTCCTCGATCAGGCGCAGGATGGCCAGCGACAGCGACTCGACGTCGCGGATGATGCCCTGGCCGTTGCAGCGCGGGCAGACGATGCCGCTGGTCTCGCCGAGGGACGGACGCAGGCGCTGGCGGGACATTTCCAGCAGGCCGAAGCGCGAGATGCGACCGACCTGGACGCGCGCGCGGTCGGCCTCGAGGGCTTCGCGGACACGCTCTTCCACGGCGCGCTGGTTCTTCGCCGGGGTCATGTCGATGAAGTCGATGACGATCAGGCCGCCGATGTCACGCAGGCGCAGCTGGCGGGCGATTTCCTCGGCCGCTTCCAGGTTGGTCTGCAGGGCGGTTTCCTCGATGTCGCCGCCCTTGGTGGCGCGCGCCGAGTTGATGTCGATGGAAACCAGGGCCTCGGTCGGGTCGATGACGATGGAGCCGCCGGACGGCAGCTTCACT containing:
- the rne gene encoding ribonuclease E; its protein translation is MKRMLINATQPEELRVALVDGQRLFDLDIESGAREQKKANIYKGRITRVEPSLEAAFVDFGAERHGFLPLKEISREYFKKSPEGRINIKEVLSEGQEVIVQVEKEERGNKGAALTTFISLAGRYLVLMPNNPRAGGISRRIEGEERNELREALNGLNAPADMGLIVRTAGLGRSTEELQWDLDYLLQLWSAIKEASGERGAPFLIYQESNVIIRAIRDYLRQDIGEVLIDSIDAQEEALNFIRQVMPQYASKVKLYQDSVPLFNRFQIESQIETAFQREVKLPSGGSIVIDPTEALVSIDINSARATKGGDIEETALQTNLEAAEEIARQLRLRDIGGLIVIDFIDMTPAKNQRAVEERVREALEADRARVQVGRISRFGLLEMSRQRLRPSLGETSGIVCPRCNGQGIIRDVESLSLAILRLIEEEALKDRTAEVRARVPFQVAAFLLNEKRNAITKIELRTRARIFILPDDHLETPHFEVQRLRDDSPELVAGQTSYEMATVEHEEAQPVSSTRTLVRQEAAVKTVAPQQPAPQHTEAPVEPAKPMPEPSLFQGLVKSLVGLFAGKDQPAAKPAETSKPAAERQTRQDERRNGRQQNRRRDGRDGNRRDEERKPREERAERQPREERSERRREERAERPAREERQPREGREERAERTPREERQPREGREGREERSERRREERAERPAREERQPREGREERAERPAREERQPREDRQARDAAALEAEALPNDESLEQDEQDDTDGERPRRRSRGQRRRSNRRERQREVSGELEGSEATDNAAAPLNTVAAAAAAGIAVASEAVEANVEQAPATTSEAASETTASDETDAPTSEAVETQGADSEANAGETADIEAPVTVSVVRDEADQSTLLVAQATEEAPFASESVESREDAESAVQPATEAAEEVAAPVPVEAAAPSEPATTEEPTPAIAAVPANATGRALNDPREKRRLQREAERLAREAAAAAEAAAQAAPAVEEVPAVASEEASAQEEPAVPQAEEIAQADVPSQADEAQEAVQAEPEASGEDATDTEHAKKTEESETSRPHA